A single region of the Lacerta agilis isolate rLacAgi1 chromosome 9, rLacAgi1.pri, whole genome shotgun sequence genome encodes:
- the LOC117053263 gene encoding uncharacterized protein LOC117053263 has product MVNLHVRVGFNEYMPERQLFRRLKVTTNCCTKLTGFDIPLAKIKPVNWQPCQRMHKGGGSSTTLFLLLGNEERQLRQLGKCDQHNSAWCRQAHLIYLPRQSRGCGATVAAPNNTASAGYLHFLCISSVYIICMSQAKGTPPPPSIQVCLIKINSQITVSCQQVQKTFTEQKHSQQNKTNLKSFFGNEYIQHFILVFKRLKLDNIEKCFFIK; this is encoded by the exons ATGGTGAACCTCCACGTCAGA GTAGGCTTCAATGAGTACATGCCAGAAAGGCAGCTGTTCAGAAGG cTGAAGGTTACAACCAATTGCTGCACAAAGTTGACTGGATTTGACATTccacttgcaaaaataaaaccGGTCAATTGGCAACCCTGTCAGAGAATGCATAAAGGTGGTGGGAGCAGCACaactctcttccttctcctgggAAATGAGGAGAGACAGCTTCGGCAGCTGGGCAAGTGTGATCAGCATAACAGCGCTTGGTGCAGGCAGGCACATCTCATCTACCTGCCAAGGCAGTCAAGGGGATGTGGAGCAACAGTAGCTGCTCCAAACAACACAGCCAGTGCTGGCTACCTACACTTTTTGTGCATCTCCTCTGTTTATATCATCTGTATGTCACAGGCaaagggaacaccccccccccccagtattcaGGTATGTCTTATCAAAATAAATAGTCAAATCACTGTGAGTTGTCAGCAGGTCCAGAAAACATTTACGGAGCAGAAACattcacagcaaaacaaaacaaacctgaaatcgttctttgGAAATGAATATATTCAGCATTTCATACTCGTGTTTAAAAGACTTAAATTGGACAatattgagaaatgtttctttATAAAGTAA